In a genomic window of Primulina huaijiensis isolate GDHJ02 chromosome 10, ASM1229523v2, whole genome shotgun sequence:
- the LOC140986018 gene encoding protein trichome birefringence-like 19 isoform X3 — MKLQVSELPLGKPQQTRRKTPKIAPLIALTDSAEDMIQPSSHLEYLAPPVKEEINQPCSGEAERCESSEGGDDTVVQRHVSSPVGRRNVKGRRTKARRAKRDVVHRRDYVREENTKQKFESGHNDDRIETLRSKVADQDKCDLFTGEWVPNPEGPYYTNETCNAIQEHQNCLKFGRPDTGYLQWRWKPDDCELPIFDPVQFLELVRGKSIAFVGDSVARNHMQSLVCLLSRTSTPVDLSHPLDQNKRYEFNEHDFNISMFWSPYLVHTDKTDPDDEKRPFNLHLDELNLNWTTKVAFYDYVIISAGHWFFRPTYFYLNRRLVGCLYCPETEVNHLKASFSYRRAFRTALRAINEASDFVGVAFLRTFAPSHFEGGPWDKGGDCVRTAPFRRNETSLEDYSLEMYLIQLEELRIAQKADKRNGGTKFRLFDATKPMLLRPDGHPSKYGHLQGLNQSFANDCVHWCLPGPIDSWNDFLQQLLKIEV, encoded by the exons ATGAAGCTCCAAGTCTCTGAACTTCCATTGGGGAAACCCCaacaaacaagaagaaaaactcCAAAGATCGCCCCACTTATAGCCCTAACG GATTCGGCAGAGGACATGATACAGCCGTCGTCTCATTTGGAATATTTGGCTCCTCCTGTGAAGGAAGAAATAAATCAGCCTTGTTCCGGCGAGGCGGAGAGGTGTGAGAGTAGCGAAGGCGGTGATGATACGGTGGTGCAACGCCATGTCTCCTCACCAGTCGGTAGACGGAACGTTAAGGGAAGAAGGACCAAGGCCCGTCGGGCTAAGAGGGACGTTGTCCATCGGAGAGATTATGTACGTGAAGAAAACACGAAACAGAAATTCGAAAGCGGCCACAACGATGATCGGATCGAAACGCTACGATCGAAAGTAGCGGATCAGGATAAATGTGACCTGTTCACCGGGGAATGGGTGCCGAATCCAGAGGGCCCGTATTACACGAACGAGACGTGCAACGCGATACAGGAGCACCAGAATTGCTTGAAATTCGGGCGGCCCGACACAGGTTACTTGCAATGGAGGTGGAAGCCCGATGATTGTGAACTTCCCATCTTTGATCCTGTTCAATTTCTGGAACTGGTAAGGGGAAAATCCATAGCTTTTGTTGGTGATTCTGTGGCAAGAAATCACATGCAGTCTTTGGTTTGCCTATTGTCAAGG ACATCAACTCCTGTGGACCTATCACACCCGTTGGATCAAAACAAACGCTACGAATTCAACGAACACGATTTCAACATTTCCATGTTTTGGTCGCCTTACTTGGTCCACACAGACAAGACCGATCCCGACGACGAAAAGCGCCCTTTCAATCTCCACCTCGACGAATTAAATCTCAACTGGACAACCAAAGTCGCGTTTTACGACTACGTCATCATCTCCGCCGGCCACTGGTTCTTCCGCCCCACCTACTTCTACCTCAACCGCCGACTCGTCGGCTGCCTCTACTGCCCGGAAACCGAAGTCAACCACTTGAAGGCGAGCTTCAGCTACCGACGGGCTTTCCGGACGGCGCTTCGAGCGATAAACGAAGCCTCCGATTTCGTCGGCGTGGCGTTTCTGAGGACGTTTGCGCCGTCGCATTTCGAGGGCGGCCCGTGGGATAAAGGCGGCGATTGCGTGCGAACGGCGCCGTTTAGGAGGAACGAGACTTCTCTGGAGGATTATAGCTTGGAGATGTATCTGATACAGCTGGAGGAGCTTCGAATTGCACAGAAAGCAGATAAGAGAAACGGAGGGACGAAGTTTAGGTTGTTTGATGCGACGAAGCCCATGTTGTTGAGACCAGATGGGCACCCGAGTAAATATGGGCATTTGCAAGGGCTAAATCAGTCATTTGCAAATGATTGTGTGCATTGGTGTTTGCCTGGCCCGATTGATTCTTGGAATGACTTCTTGCAACAGTTGTTGAAAATAGAAGTATAA
- the LOC140986018 gene encoding protein trichome birefringence-like 19 isoform X2, translated as MKLQVSELPLGKPQQTRRKTPKIAPLIALTVLLTIPLYYPSFRDSSKKLTEESKAYESLQDSAEDMIQPSSHLEYLAPPVKEEINQPCSGEAERCESSEGGDDTVVQRHVSSPVGRRNVKGRRTKARRAKRDVVHRRDYVREENTKQKFESGHNDDRIETLRSKVADQDKCDLFTGEWVPNPEGPYYTNETCNAIQEHQNCLKFGRPDTGYLQWRWKPDDCELPIFDPVQFLELTSTPVDLSHPLDQNKRYEFNEHDFNISMFWSPYLVHTDKTDPDDEKRPFNLHLDELNLNWTTKVAFYDYVIISAGHWFFRPTYFYLNRRLVGCLYCPETEVNHLKASFSYRRAFRTALRAINEASDFVGVAFLRTFAPSHFEGGPWDKGGDCVRTAPFRRNETSLEDYSLEMYLIQLEELRIAQKADKRNGGTKFRLFDATKPMLLRPDGHPSKYGHLQGLNQSFANDCVHWCLPGPIDSWNDFLQQLLKIEV; from the exons ATGAAGCTCCAAGTCTCTGAACTTCCATTGGGGAAACCCCaacaaacaagaagaaaaactcCAAAGATCGCCCCACTTATAGCCCTAACGGTACTCCTAACAATCCCTTTATATTACCCTTCGTTTCGAGATTCCTCCAAGAAACTAACGGAAGAATCGAAAGCATACGAATCGTTGCAGGATTCGGCAGAGGACATGATACAGCCGTCGTCTCATTTGGAATATTTGGCTCCTCCTGTGAAGGAAGAAATAAATCAGCCTTGTTCCGGCGAGGCGGAGAGGTGTGAGAGTAGCGAAGGCGGTGATGATACGGTGGTGCAACGCCATGTCTCCTCACCAGTCGGTAGACGGAACGTTAAGGGAAGAAGGACCAAGGCCCGTCGGGCTAAGAGGGACGTTGTCCATCGGAGAGATTATGTACGTGAAGAAAACACGAAACAGAAATTCGAAAGCGGCCACAACGATGATCGGATCGAAACGCTACGATCGAAAGTAGCGGATCAGGATAAATGTGACCTGTTCACCGGGGAATGGGTGCCGAATCCAGAGGGCCCGTATTACACGAACGAGACGTGCAACGCGATACAGGAGCACCAGAATTGCTTGAAATTCGGGCGGCCCGACACAGGTTACTTGCAATGGAGGTGGAAGCCCGATGATTGTGAACTTCCCATCTTTGATCCTGTTCAATTTCTGGAACTG ACATCAACTCCTGTGGACCTATCACACCCGTTGGATCAAAACAAACGCTACGAATTCAACGAACACGATTTCAACATTTCCATGTTTTGGTCGCCTTACTTGGTCCACACAGACAAGACCGATCCCGACGACGAAAAGCGCCCTTTCAATCTCCACCTCGACGAATTAAATCTCAACTGGACAACCAAAGTCGCGTTTTACGACTACGTCATCATCTCCGCCGGCCACTGGTTCTTCCGCCCCACCTACTTCTACCTCAACCGCCGACTCGTCGGCTGCCTCTACTGCCCGGAAACCGAAGTCAACCACTTGAAGGCGAGCTTCAGCTACCGACGGGCTTTCCGGACGGCGCTTCGAGCGATAAACGAAGCCTCCGATTTCGTCGGCGTGGCGTTTCTGAGGACGTTTGCGCCGTCGCATTTCGAGGGCGGCCCGTGGGATAAAGGCGGCGATTGCGTGCGAACGGCGCCGTTTAGGAGGAACGAGACTTCTCTGGAGGATTATAGCTTGGAGATGTATCTGATACAGCTGGAGGAGCTTCGAATTGCACAGAAAGCAGATAAGAGAAACGGAGGGACGAAGTTTAGGTTGTTTGATGCGACGAAGCCCATGTTGTTGAGACCAGATGGGCACCCGAGTAAATATGGGCATTTGCAAGGGCTAAATCAGTCATTTGCAAATGATTGTGTGCATTGGTGTTTGCCTGGCCCGATTGATTCTTGGAATGACTTCTTGCAACAGTTGTTGAAAATAGAAGTATAA
- the LOC140986018 gene encoding protein trichome birefringence-like 19 isoform X1 has product MKLQVSELPLGKPQQTRRKTPKIAPLIALTVLLTIPLYYPSFRDSSKKLTEESKAYESLQDSAEDMIQPSSHLEYLAPPVKEEINQPCSGEAERCESSEGGDDTVVQRHVSSPVGRRNVKGRRTKARRAKRDVVHRRDYVREENTKQKFESGHNDDRIETLRSKVADQDKCDLFTGEWVPNPEGPYYTNETCNAIQEHQNCLKFGRPDTGYLQWRWKPDDCELPIFDPVQFLELVRGKSIAFVGDSVARNHMQSLVCLLSRTSTPVDLSHPLDQNKRYEFNEHDFNISMFWSPYLVHTDKTDPDDEKRPFNLHLDELNLNWTTKVAFYDYVIISAGHWFFRPTYFYLNRRLVGCLYCPETEVNHLKASFSYRRAFRTALRAINEASDFVGVAFLRTFAPSHFEGGPWDKGGDCVRTAPFRRNETSLEDYSLEMYLIQLEELRIAQKADKRNGGTKFRLFDATKPMLLRPDGHPSKYGHLQGLNQSFANDCVHWCLPGPIDSWNDFLQQLLKIEV; this is encoded by the exons ATGAAGCTCCAAGTCTCTGAACTTCCATTGGGGAAACCCCaacaaacaagaagaaaaactcCAAAGATCGCCCCACTTATAGCCCTAACGGTACTCCTAACAATCCCTTTATATTACCCTTCGTTTCGAGATTCCTCCAAGAAACTAACGGAAGAATCGAAAGCATACGAATCGTTGCAGGATTCGGCAGAGGACATGATACAGCCGTCGTCTCATTTGGAATATTTGGCTCCTCCTGTGAAGGAAGAAATAAATCAGCCTTGTTCCGGCGAGGCGGAGAGGTGTGAGAGTAGCGAAGGCGGTGATGATACGGTGGTGCAACGCCATGTCTCCTCACCAGTCGGTAGACGGAACGTTAAGGGAAGAAGGACCAAGGCCCGTCGGGCTAAGAGGGACGTTGTCCATCGGAGAGATTATGTACGTGAAGAAAACACGAAACAGAAATTCGAAAGCGGCCACAACGATGATCGGATCGAAACGCTACGATCGAAAGTAGCGGATCAGGATAAATGTGACCTGTTCACCGGGGAATGGGTGCCGAATCCAGAGGGCCCGTATTACACGAACGAGACGTGCAACGCGATACAGGAGCACCAGAATTGCTTGAAATTCGGGCGGCCCGACACAGGTTACTTGCAATGGAGGTGGAAGCCCGATGATTGTGAACTTCCCATCTTTGATCCTGTTCAATTTCTGGAACTGGTAAGGGGAAAATCCATAGCTTTTGTTGGTGATTCTGTGGCAAGAAATCACATGCAGTCTTTGGTTTGCCTATTGTCAAGG ACATCAACTCCTGTGGACCTATCACACCCGTTGGATCAAAACAAACGCTACGAATTCAACGAACACGATTTCAACATTTCCATGTTTTGGTCGCCTTACTTGGTCCACACAGACAAGACCGATCCCGACGACGAAAAGCGCCCTTTCAATCTCCACCTCGACGAATTAAATCTCAACTGGACAACCAAAGTCGCGTTTTACGACTACGTCATCATCTCCGCCGGCCACTGGTTCTTCCGCCCCACCTACTTCTACCTCAACCGCCGACTCGTCGGCTGCCTCTACTGCCCGGAAACCGAAGTCAACCACTTGAAGGCGAGCTTCAGCTACCGACGGGCTTTCCGGACGGCGCTTCGAGCGATAAACGAAGCCTCCGATTTCGTCGGCGTGGCGTTTCTGAGGACGTTTGCGCCGTCGCATTTCGAGGGCGGCCCGTGGGATAAAGGCGGCGATTGCGTGCGAACGGCGCCGTTTAGGAGGAACGAGACTTCTCTGGAGGATTATAGCTTGGAGATGTATCTGATACAGCTGGAGGAGCTTCGAATTGCACAGAAAGCAGATAAGAGAAACGGAGGGACGAAGTTTAGGTTGTTTGATGCGACGAAGCCCATGTTGTTGAGACCAGATGGGCACCCGAGTAAATATGGGCATTTGCAAGGGCTAAATCAGTCATTTGCAAATGATTGTGTGCATTGGTGTTTGCCTGGCCCGATTGATTCTTGGAATGACTTCTTGCAACAGTTGTTGAAAATAGAAGTATAA
- the LOC140986446 gene encoding protein trichome birefringence-like 19, whose amino-acid sequence MKFPASEILSGKSQTRKRSPKFLPILIFFILIFTLYFPFFPKKLALPFIITYYDKPSGNTIILADEDKPRQPDSGVSSASNPSPPPPTTAKADSTAKTPGKKSRKVPNSGDTGTTCDLFSGEWVPNPGGPYYTNTTCQTIQEHQNCMKFGRPDTGFMKWRWRPDDCELPIFDPHKFLELVKGKSLGFVGDSVARNHMQSLICLLSRVVRPQDVSKPTDENILYQYTQYKFNISIISSPYLVRTRRSDPNDITRPYHLYLDEFDETWTAKIATFDFLIISAGHWFFRPTYFYLNRSLVGCLYCSDPNITQMASTFGYRWAFRTAFRAINRAREFKGVAFLRTFAPSHFEGGPWDKGGDCARTAPFGRNGKELEGYELDMYRTQMEELGVAQTVGRRTGVRFRLFDATKPMVLRADGHPSKYGHWPGVNQTIPNDCVHWCLPGPIDSWNDMLQELVRREVVNISNPFI is encoded by the exons ATGAAGTTTCCAGCTTCTGAAATTCTCTCAGGAAAATCACAAACCCGAAAAAGATCCCCCAAATTTCTCCCAATACTTATATTCTTTATTCTAATTTTCACACTATATTTCCCTTTCTTCCCCAAGAAATTAGCTCTACCTTTCATTATCACATATTACGACAAACCGTCGGGAAACACCATAATTTTAGCAGACGAAGATAAACCACGACAGCCCGACAGTGGCGTATCGTCGGCCAGTAACccatcaccaccaccaccaacCACCGCCAAGGCTGACTCCACAGCCAAAACCCCAGGAAAAAAGAGTAGAAAAGTCCCGAACAGCGGCGATACTGGTACAACCTGCGACTTGTTTTCCGGGGAGTGGGTGCCGAATCCCGGCGGCCCTTATTACACAAACACGACATGCCAAACGATACAGGAGCATCAGAACTGCATGAAATTCGGGCGGCCCGACACGGGTTTCATGAAATGGAGATGGAGGCCCGATGACTGTGAGCTCCCCATATTCGACCCGCACAAGTTTTTGGAACTGGTGAAGGGGAAATCCTTAGGCTTCGTTGGAGATTCAGTCGCGAGAAATCACATGCAATCTCTGATTTGCCTTCTGTCGCGA GTTGTCCGCCCGCAGGATGTCTCCAAGCCAACGGACGAAAACATTCTCTACCAATACACACAATACAAATTCAACATCTCCATCATCTCCTCGCCTTATTTGGTCCGAACACGAAGATCCGATCCCAACGATATCACTCGCCCTTACCATCTCTACCTCGACGAATTCGACGAGACGTGGACCGCAAAAATCGCCACTTTCGACTTCTTGATCATCTCCGCCGGCCACTGGTTCTTCCGCCCCACGTACTTCTACCTCAACCGCAGCCTGGTCGGCTGCCTCTACTGCTCCGATCCCAATATCACCCAGATGGCGTCGACCTTCGGCTACAGATGGGCCTTCCGCACGGCGTTCCGGGCGATCAACAGAGCCCGGGAATTCAAAGGCGTGGCGTTTCTGAGGACGTTTGCTCCGTCGCATTTCGAGGGTGGCCCGTGGGATAAGGGCGGGGACTGTGCGCGAACGGCGCCGTTTGGGAGGAATGGCAAGGAATTGGAGGGGTATGAGTTGGATATGTATAGGACACAGATGGAGGAGCTGGGAGTTGCACAGACTGTAGGGAGGAGAACTGGAGTGAGATTCAGGTTGTTTGATGCGACGAAGCCGATGGTGTTGAGGGCGGATGGGCATCCGAGTAAATATGGGCATTGGCCAGGGGTAAATCAGACCATTCCGAATGATTGTGTTCATTGGTGTTTGCCTGGTCCGATTGATTCTTGGAATGATATGTTACAAGAGTTGGTGAGGAGAGAAGTCGTGAATATTAGTaatccatttatttaa
- the LOC140986378 gene encoding probable isoprenylcysteine alpha-carbonyl methylesterase ICMEL2 isoform X1: MEATASLPPYVSSKELVEQDPASDPLFRVSSVPSGSPDQQWRRRGGRRTSSLLARQRSFGREVGHAASETYLITRLSFKLLRYLGVGYRWITRLLSLALYAMFLLPGFLQGSRSTCGAHDY; this comes from the exons ATGGAAGCGACGGCGTCTCTGCCGCCTTATGTTTCTTCAAAAGAATTGGTAGAGCAAGACCCGGCATCGGATCCTCTGTTCAGGGTCTCTAGTGTTCCGAGTGGTTCACCGGACCAGCAGTGGAGGAGGAGAGGTGGGAGGAGAACGTCGTCGTTGCTTGCTCGCCAGAGGTCGTTTGGCCGTGAGGTCGGCCACGCTGCGTCGGAGACTTATTTGATTACCAGGCTCAGCTTCAAGCTCCTTCGCTATCTTGG GGTAGGCTACCGGTGGATCACGAGACTCCTTTCTCTTGCTCTTTATGCCATGTTTCTTTTGCCTGGATTTCTCCAAG GATCCAGATCTACTTGTGGAGCCCATGACTACTAG
- the LOC140986378 gene encoding probable isoprenylcysteine alpha-carbonyl methylesterase ICMEL2 isoform X2 translates to MEATASLPPYVSSKELVEQDPASDPLFRVSSVPSGSPDQQWRRRGGRRTSSLLARQRSFGREVGHAASETYLITRLSFKLLRYLGLPVDHETPFSCSLCHVSFAWISPRIQIYLWSP, encoded by the exons ATGGAAGCGACGGCGTCTCTGCCGCCTTATGTTTCTTCAAAAGAATTGGTAGAGCAAGACCCGGCATCGGATCCTCTGTTCAGGGTCTCTAGTGTTCCGAGTGGTTCACCGGACCAGCAGTGGAGGAGGAGAGGTGGGAGGAGAACGTCGTCGTTGCTTGCTCGCCAGAGGTCGTTTGGCCGTGAGGTCGGCCACGCTGCGTCGGAGACTTATTTGATTACCAGGCTCAGCTTCAAGCTCCTTCGCTATCTTGG GCTACCGGTGGATCACGAGACTCCTTTCTCTTGCTCTTTATGCCATGTTTCTTTTGCCTGGATTTCTCCAAG GATCCAGATCTACTTGTGGAGCCCATGA